The Rhipicephalus sanguineus isolate Rsan-2018 chromosome 10, BIME_Rsan_1.4, whole genome shotgun sequence genome segment ctttttcaacggAGCTGGCAACGTTAGAGCATAAATTTTGAGCTGGCGCCCTGCACAGGCGGTGCCCGACACAAAACGCATACGCGCAGTTTTAGAACTTCACGGTTCAGTACTGTGACACACTGTGTATACAAACGTGTTATTATAAAGACCGCTGGCGAAACCGcgggcgtttatatatatatatacaccactcTGCACGCTTTTTATGAAGCAGACTGCGAAAGAGTGTCTGCAGTGCGCTGTCGCAACTGCAGCATGCAGCATGCTCCCTGTCTTTCCCGCAGTGTCGCTGCACTGCACGCTATAGTTATGACGATGGAGCGCCGGAGCGCCGACTGCAGCGTCCAGTGGCCGCAAATACGGTGCAGTGCCGAAGCTATGAATAGGAGGCAGTATTTTGAAACAGTGCCTCTCCGAGCCGGCTTTGCTTATACCCAGAGACCCAGTCGCATCACTGCGCCATTCTGCAACATCTTGCAGATATTCTGTACACGCCTGGTCGATAGCGTGTCCTAGCTCGGGGTTCTTTATGCTTCTAATTAAAGCTCTGTAATATAGCGGAACGAAGTTAACTAATGATACTGaagtcaaggaaagcataggggtcgTTATCTGTAGTCTTTAATTGAACTGTGGTACTTACGAGattaaagaaaaataaactgaAGTGTTCTTAAAAACAGTGCGCTGCCGGTTGCTACCAAACTAACGATACGTTCACTCAACCACTGTgtagccgggagggggggggggtgtggaggTAGTGCTCACCCCCGAACCCcttctgccgaattttcttaAAGTTTGCATTAACATATTTagacgtacacatacaaacacacataaAGAAGGTcgtaccgcccccccccccccttccttagACTAAGTCCTGGCCACGCCCCTGCTCACAACCTTCGCATAACGTGCGGTTGTGGATGCGAAGGTTCTTGGTTCGATCCCTACTGGCAGTGCATAGCTTTCTCGTCCATTTTAATTCATCGCCCCCTTATCCCAGAATTACCATACGCTTCAATTAAAAGCCGCCtaagctttccttggcttcactgcCTGTTGactgtgtctgaaaaaaaaaacgaaataaaaagaaacaagtcTTTCTCGATTCATTCCCTCTTTTTAGTTCAGCTAATAACGTACCACAGCCTATTAGGCAGGCTTCGGCTGAGCTGTAGCTTTCATGAAAGAGCTTTAGCCCGGTATGCTTACCATATCCGCTTCGTCTAATCCCCCTTAATCCCATTAGGCCGATCCCAGCAACTAAGCAGGAATGGTATATAGCGCGCGCATGCCGACAGACGAAAGCGAAacgtacacacacaaaaatagagaGAGCACTTTGAAAGAGATTCTGACCTCCTTGGGGAACCGTAAGAGTGCAGTTTAATTCTTTCTAGCTTGTGCAATATTGAGCTTATTTCAAGGGAAAAATATCTTTCGGTTAAACCCTGCCCAGACTTTAAACGTCGCATAAAAAGTTAGCAAAGGGAGGGAACAAATAGAGGTCAAGAGCGCATAAATTttttatgcgctgttaacattttaaatgcgaagcatttcttagcgaacctttggcactttgagtctTTCTAtcaccgtatctatctatctatctatctagccNNNNNNNNNNNNNNNNNNNNNNNNNNNNNNNNNNNNNNNNNNNNNNNNNNNNNNNNNNNNNNNNNNNNNNNNNNNNNNNNNNNNNNNNNNNNNNNNNNNNCGACATCTACAGTGACTCTTACTCTAAACGCGGCATCATTACGGTCATGGTATTATGTTATGACAACTGAGAGGGGAAAAAATAAGACAACACCCCACAATAAGCACTTCTACGTCAATGTATCGTATTTTTATAATTACGCATGTATCCCACACGGCCAAGTTCATGATAACGAAAagttattaaaaaaatgaaaacatgaGACATTTTTTACGAGGGACAATGACGATGtccgaagcagaagaagaagaagaagctagGAGCCGGCGGTCGTTTCCGTGAGTGCGATTTTTTGACAAGATTTTTCGGTTGTCCTTAGTCCGGCTTTTAATCAATAATCTTACAGTTATACAATTACCAATGCTGTGGCACATGACATGAAACGTTTTTGACCTGATTGCTTTATTTTACCTTCTTTTTTATGCGGGATGACAGCGTGGGACGACATCCCGACACGACAGGACGGCCATCTGTGTCCGGTGAAGCCGCTAAGCCGACCGGAATGACGGAGCTTCAGCCGAAGTCCGAGACGCTCAGCCTGCGACGAGCCATCCGCACCCTCCACAGGCAGCAACCTCCGGAGACTCACAGCTCATGGTCCACCGTCACCGAGCCCGTGGTGGACGCCGAGGTGATGCGACCGCCGTCCCTCCGGCGTGCCCAGCCCACGGAGTCGGCCGTGCGACTCTTCGAGAAGAACGTCAACTTCTTCCTCGGCATGTTTTACGCGACGCTCAACAGCGCCCTCGTCGGTGTCATCTCGGTGCTCATCAAAATCCTCTACGACGTCCCGATCCTCCAGCTGACCGCCATGCGACTCGCCGGCATATTCGTCTTCTCCATGCCCCTGGTCATCCACAGCGGCCACGATCCGATGGGCCACCCTTCCAACAGGGTACACCTGGTCCTCAGAGCCACCGCGGGCCTTGCGGGTCTTTATTTCCGCTTCTGGTCGATGAAGCTGATACCCCTGTCCGACGTGGCCGTCATCCTCGCCAGCCTTCCCGTCTTCGTGACGGCCTTGGCCCGGGTGTTCCTCAACGAACCGTGCGGCGTCGCGGACACCCTCATACTGATCCTAACCATGGCGGGGCTCATGATGTCCGCCAAGATACCGCTGCCCTTCATGCAGGCCTCGGGCGCCCGGGACGACAAGCCGGACCTCAACAAGTACAAGGGCCTTCTGTTCGCCCTCCTGTCGACCATATTCGGAGCCGTCAAGTTCCTCATCAGCCGCACGGTGCGCTACGAACACCACTCGGTGACGCTCTTCATGTACGGCCTCGTCGGGGTCGTCGAGTGCGTCGTGCTGTCGCCCACCGAGCCGTACGTGTTGCCGCGCTGCGGCCTGGGACGAGTCATCTTCGCCGCCTTCGCGGTGCTCAGCTTTCTGGAACAGCTGGCGCTCATCAAGGCGCTCCAGATGGAGAACGCCGGACCGGTGTCGGTGGTGATCGCCGCCATGGACGTGGTGTTCATGTTCGCCGTGGAACTCATACTGTTCGGCAACATTCCCGACAAGTACAGCTTCACGGGCGCCACGCTCGTGTCCGTGTGCGTCTTTCTGCAGATGGCCAAGAAGACGGTCATAGAGTCGCACCAGAACTCGCTGTTTAGGAAGCTGTTTTATTGGCTCGCCTATTGAAAAGTTCGTACATTAAACGGCTCGTTTCTTCATCGAAGCCCTTTCTTCAATTCCCATGCTGCGTCTCATGAAGAGGCTTTACTGCgagtcataggcgtgcgtagcaggggcgtagacaaggggggggggggggaggttcaaccccccctccgaaaatttttaattttgcttgcgtatgtatataCGTGcacatacaacgcacgcacgaacatacataaagtatgtttgcaccccctccccccccccccgaaaaaaatttctagctacgtcCCTGGTGCGTAGGTTCTCCGTGAGGGGGGGTAGGCAAGTTTCACTGAAgtccccctcctcctctcaccCTTCCCCCGCgagtctgaaagaaaacaagctccgcaatgCATGGCGAAAATGGAcggaaatgaagcgatgacgtgtttcACACAACAGCCTCTCATTGGCCCACGGCTTTCCAGGGGTTATGATGGGGAGTAAAtagttcttgaaatgcaacaTCGGGGGTTctcggccaccattatcgtcataagcgtgcgcagggttccccttcagggggggggcgaaggttcgtcgcagcgcccccctccctattatgtcaatgtatgcggctgcctttgcgcccctcttctcgccccccctacaatgtatagggctgactttgcgcccccccccttctcgcccccttgccccaccccccctgcgcacgcctatgattatcgTCAAAGAACATGCGCGACCATAATCCTGCACGTTAACAATGACGCGACAAGTcagactgagtaaaggtatggggcagaattggcgcctgTTTAACCAAGCGGGGTGGGGAGGGGCTCCCCGGCCCCCATATGCGCACGTCTATGCTGCGAGCAATTGGTCGTCAGAGTGAAATTTAAACACTCCTCCTCCTAGGAGCCATACCAGACAGCGTTCTCTGGTATCTCTGTGTATAAAAAATGACATCATGGGCTTACAGCAGCGGTGGTTAAGAGCGTCCGCCTCCGAtgtgggaggtactgggttcgattcccagtgccaccGGGCACGCACTGGTTTTTCTAAGGCACCCCGGCCTGGCGCTCGGTGTTGTGGGTACTTGTTTCTCGAGAAGGTGGACTCCCCttgcagaagcgtagccagaaattcaaaaaatttcggggggggggggaacccccccccccctcctggctacgccactgtccccTTACCCCCAATGACGCTTATTCTCAAACCACTGCTATTACTCTTTGGCGGGGTTACTTCGAAACCGGCAGCAATGACATAATAACGGCAAACCACAAGAACCTCCAGAAAGTGACGTGACGAATTAGAATTATTTTGAATTGCATAGGTGAATTGAAACTGCAATTAAGACGCACTAAATCAGTTCAGACTGAATTCTTCCGAGGTCTCCATTGTTAATTTCGCGATTATTGGATCTCAcgcgaaatctcgccactttcaTGTCACAGATTTTCTCCGTGCATTTCGGCCGCGTTGAAAGTAATTTTTTTTCACCGAGGATTACGTACGTCCAAGCAAACGCCGTTGAAATCTATTTACGGCGTGTTGGTGCGGTAATTTCAAAGGCGCCTGTATATTCTTTTCACGCATTTTCTGTTTCGCCGACCGCCAAGCTACAACCAAAGTGTCCTGTCGAAGCAAGTGTGACGTTTCGTTTTCGCGGAAGGGCAATTTACGCATTCAAGTGAAATCATTCTTATTTTTACGTCCCTTTGTAACGCTTCTCTGCAACACCTTTCCCAATCATCGCACAAAGGACTTACCGTTGGACGTTATCGCCTCGAGAATTTATGCGCGTGGCGTTAGGGTGCCCGACTGGTTCCCTCGCCCGCTGCTCCATCTGAAGAGGGAGACCATTCAGGCACCCTACGTGGCGTCGGTACGTGGTGGCACCTCATGGGTAGTCTCGGTACCTACAAGACGCAGCCTCCGAGATCGTCCAACGGCGCTCAAGCTTGCTACGCAGATCTGGCGTTATTGCGAAGAAGAGATGCTAGAGACTTCTGGTTGCTTCACCCAAAATTCCATGCATCAGCGTTTTGTAGCCATGCATAGCAGTGTGTGGCtcatgttcgcaggagcctcgacgACAGATCGGCAACGTTTTCAGACTGCGTTAACAAAGTGTGTCAGTATCTCGTGAAacaaaaactcacggggtccctcaTGAATTtaccgaagacgactcgaaggcgaaagttgTCTTCTCAATCAATGTACTGATCCCCCGCCGTGACAGCATTCGGCATCTAACGtcattttacactgcctccgagatcggctcaCCTGACCATGCGATGACGTCGCTCGGGCTGCCAgacggcagccagcgggctgcccgaCAGCCTGCCAGACGTTCGTTTTCTCGGACAGCTCTCGGGCAGCGCCGAAGCTCCGCCCACCTGCCCGACGGCTGCCGTAAACGCGTTCGTTTTTCCCTCtccggcagccagcgggctgcccgcGGACTCGCTCTCCTGCCGGAAcgattttgcgctggcagcacgctggcagcgagcagacgacgcgctcttctgcgtgtttttttttttttgcgtcgcgtcgtctgctcgcgatTTCTTTGAGCAGAAGTTCGCCGCTCCGTTTGACGAGTCTTTTTCGGTTCGCTGCTTTCACGGTGGTTGAACGTGCATTTCCTTTGTAGCCTGCGTCTGTCCTAACGCCACGAAAATATTATTTTAAGCGAGGTGCAGACAGAAGTGCGCCCTCTCTAGAAGAACGGATGCGTTGGGCTGCACGGTGGAAATCTCGTGTATGTGATCAAAGGTAAGACGTTTCAGTGTCATGCGAGTAATCTTCGTGTTGTTTACGTTTAATTCGTGTCCTCGGGCAGCGCCGAAGCTTCTTTCGGTTTTAGTAGCTCCCCTCCGATTCTGATGGTCGCGATATGCGAATGTGATAGCCGTCAAGGGCCCCGATGACGTCTGGAAGGCCGGCTTCTACCCCTTGGCGTTGATACAGCGCACAAAATGCACGCTTGCTTCGTGCGATGTCGTTGCTGTCCGGCCACTTGACCTCCGTCGCACTGATAGCATTTAGGAAGTCAAGAACACGCCGAATTTTGCCGTGCACGCTCGACCCACTCACGTCGAATTTGTCCGCAACTTCATACATTGTAGTTTACGTGCCGATCGAGATAGCTTAGCCTGATCAGCACGGTCTTCTCAGCTGACAGCTTCGTTCTTCCGACTCTAGCCCTGCGGATAAAATGGGGACCTCTCAAATTCTTTTACAAGAGCCGCAGCTGTGCTTCTGGACAgtcgaaacatttttctgaactcCAGGTCCACATACGCTGGCACAACCATCTCGATGTATAACGGAACACGGTGCCGATCCTACCTCATTCGCCGGGCCAACAACAGGCTGATGGTGCGATGCTCCACGTCACCGCTTTCCTCTTCAATCGCATCGTAAGCGTGTAGCAGTTCTGCGATTGCTTGTAGCAGCACAACGAATTCGTCTGCCGAAGCCGCTGTGTCTACAGGGCGAagatgtagcagacgacacagaGCTCGCTGCGCTAgcttgacgatgatgatgatgctgtggcggCAGCCCTCGGGCTGCCCGACGCTtgcccgaaaattttgaccatcgtcaCAGTGACGCATAatgacgtcatttcctgtcagaaagGAGTCCTCGGGCTGCCGTCTGGCTGCCCGAACAGGGAAAATCGAAGAAGTCTAGTGCCGTCAAGGCGTAATCTAtgaccacgtgactttttgcatcgttAGGTTGACGCCGTGTTTGAAGccgccaccgacggtcacttttcgtgtttgataccCCTAAGGCTTTCATTTcgccttaacccatatatgcccaaactcagaaaaaatgacaaaacaattttttcacacaaaaaaaaaagtaagtgtaGCTTCTATTTTCAAAAGAAAGCAcatgttctttatttactgccaggtaaacgcaacactgttttttcaAGCCTgtgcattaggggtgctatgtgcgggtgtggtaagccttgaaacatttcacgtgcacaccgacatcgcacttcttcctttccatgacgtctttcacacaaatcacgcgtttgcccggagaaagcggtcggcacgtggcagcatgaaaagcaagcaatgtctaggcttgcacacgttgagaatgaggcctgcttgatgtgctgtaggtggcgctagtcatcagctacagaaatagcgatgttagagtgcatcaaagaagcgtcctatatgtaggacactgggcataatATGGGTTGATATTTGCTGTGCTCAAGAATAAGTACATGGAACACAGGAGATCGAACATATCGATTTATTGATCATAACTTACAAAAGTAATACACAAGTGCCAAGTCGCGAAGACAGTGAGCGAAAAATGACTAATCGACTTCACAGGGCAGGTGAAGGGAAGGAGAGAGAGGCATGTGACATTGACACACCTTCGCATACGGGGCTTTGCTTCACACAGAACAAAATTCGAAATGAAAAATGAAGGGATAAACCGATCTTCGTTGAGATAGATACGACAGCTACAGCAGTTTACACACGCAGGGACAAACACCGCTGTTCACTAGGGAACACCAGTTATCacaaggcagttttttttttacagcctcCGTAGAAATGACCACGCACGACACCCATTTCAGAAAAGGAAAGTtgttccacatttttttttcccccttgaaGTTACCGACACGGGACACATTCGCACATCTTTACAACATCATTTGCGTGACATCCGAGCGAAGAGTCGACTGTTTGCTCAACACCCGAACGTCTAAATACTTCTGCGATAGTTAGGCAGAGTCAAAGTCGTTTCATCGAGACACCCTGAGCAAATATTACTCTAAAA includes the following:
- the LOC119372491 gene encoding solute carrier family 35 member G1, which gives rise to MTELQPKSETLSLRRAIRTLHRQQPPETHSSWSTVTEPVVDAEVMRPPSLRRAQPTESAVRLFEKNVNFFLGMFYATLNSALVGVISVLIKILYDVPILQLTAMRLAGIFVFSMPLVIHSGHDPMGHPSNRVHLVLRATAGLAGLYFRFWSMKLIPLSDVAVILASLPVFVTALARVFLNEPCGVADTLILILTMAGLMMSAKIPLPFMQASGARDDKPDLNKYKGLLFALLSTIFGAVKFLISRTVRYEHHSVTLFMYGLVGVVECVVLSPTEPYVLPRCGLGRVIFAAFAVLSFLEQLALIKALQMENAGPVSVVIAAMDVVFMFAVELILFGNIPDKYSFTGATLVSVCVFLQMAKKTVIESHQNSLFRKLFYWLAY